In the Leishmania infantum JPCM5 genome chromosome 2 genome, one interval contains:
- the SCGR6 gene encoding phosphoglycan beta 1,3 galactosyltransferase, producing the protein MSHLTSPILLKRRASTSRVCAAGDVINVPSLGMEGFENSASSMGHDAFTYSSHLPDTVSAISLSDSVSHELSTCVLTSPPRTGRFRSASLTLRRQFSKQLSGGACRAIPRAVSVLVLLIMLYALIATQFSDDAFVDRMRDPLGYLLNMKDPEHGPWSVLVQHEGAVSRLNITAQQTCRIGSMLCSPLRIGAGFLPSWTLHVVEKDCADCTDRQTHDSAVEGVELQPQHAVYATSSAPLGRVGPMLLAMTSVTDDVNVRTELPQWEWLRHVYGEGFPTAGGADEGAAQPRTPYLAVMGIPSTDQPARAALREAQRRTWLTYQEVARTENHFDAALLALYVFAAVEPKVAPNASESSSASARNGTSAAEPRRGRLSALLPTTAEYKAATEALLAATAQAEGIDDLADEGIVQRRMELRRDWNIAAVEDTPCAEVVSRRVTVGAETSALSYLSGALSLPVTPAFTSPAEYVCHASSALWQEALTHRNVVWIDMMTDRRPTTNKTLGDTIKWGLPVEVGMSQKLILWLEYAYHAFKDVPFIIKGDDDSYMKVPQFLSDVRYVVSGAQKRVPPPAADGVKDSAYAVDVNATECAYWGSMRVFKNAQFNAGMTFMVHRLLAQVVLEPRGEDGQVDIAKMAMMEFDASLSKVYHAARFHQEDILMGLLVRGSLRRAREICPNNRVWYVKEGFARFHDLHRGKMHDVTWSTVVAHRCTPADYYYLHHFFQKELGATLAGSKRKSRAEKDAVAQAAEWVAEKRRSTGPEVVGWDTLPEVRWVHALKRTPAYDMAKADGVPVYHNRYEYWVDRTTSVDDGYRSLPQK; encoded by the coding sequence ATGTCTCATCTGACGTCGCCGATTTTGCTGAAGCGCCGCGCGAGTACCTCTCGTGTATGCGCGGCTGGCGATGTGATCAACGTGCCGTCGCTGGGGATGGAAGGGTTCGAGAACAGCGCTAGCTCCATGGGGCACGACGCCTTCACTTACTCCTCTCACCTTCCGGACACCGTCAGCGCCATCAGCCTCAGCGATTCCGTATCGCACGAGCTCAGCACGTGTGTCCTCACCAGCCCCCCGCGCACGGGCCGCTTCCGATCCGCGAGTCTGACGCTCCGACGGCAGTTCTCGAAGCAGCTCAGCGGTGGAGCTTGTCGCGCCATCCCTCGCGCTGTCTCGGTGCTCGTCCTCCTCATTATGCTCTATGCACTGATCGCAACGCAGTTTTCGGACGACGCGTTTGTGGATCGCATGAGGGATCCGCTTGGCTACCTGTTGAATATGAAAGACCCGGAGCACGGCCCGTGgtcggtgctggtgcagcacgaGGGCGCCGTGAGCCGGCTCAACATTACCGCTCAGCAAACTTGCCGCATCGGATCGATGCTCTGCAGCCCGCTGCGCATCGGCGCGGGCTTTCTGCCCTCGTGGACACTGCACGTGGTGGAGAAGGACTGCGCAGACTGCACCGACCGACAGACGCACGACAGCGCTGTGGAGGGCGTGGAGTTGCAGCCACAGCACGCCGTGTACGCgacgtcgtctgcaccgctGGGCCGCGTCGGGCCGATGCTGCTGGCGATGACGAGCGTGACGGACGACGTGAATGTGcgcacggagctgccgcagtgGGAGTGGCTGCGGCACGTGTACGGTGAAGGGTTTCCGACcgcgggcggcgctgacgagggggctgcgcagccgcggacACCGTATCTTGCCGTGATGGGCATCCCGTCGACGGATCAgccggcgcgtgctgcgctgcgtgaggcACAGCGCAGGACGTGGCTGACGTAccaggaggtggcgcgcacgGAGAACCACTTcgatgccgcgctgctggcgctgtacgtcttcgccgcggtggagccCAAGGTGGCCCCGAATGCATCAGAGAGCTCTTCAGCATCCGCGCGCAACGGCACGTCAGCTGCCGAGCCGAGGCGAGGGCGCCtgagtgcgctgctgccgacgacggcggagtACAAGGCTGCCACCGAGGCGCTTCTGGCGGCGACTGCGCAGGCCGAGGGCATTGACGACTTGGCCGACGAGGGCATTGTGCAGCGCCGGATGGAGCTCCGCCGCGACTGGAacatcgctgccgtcgaggaCACACCGTGTGCGGAGGTGGTCAGCCGCCGCGTGACTGTCGGCGCGGAGACGTCTGCGCTGTCGTACCTGAGCGGCGCCCTGTCGCTCCCCGTGACACCCGCGTTCACGTCGCCGGCGGAGTACGTCTGCCAcgcgtcgtctgcgctgtggcaggaggcgctgacgcaCCGCAACGTTGTGTGGATCGACATGATGACGGACCGCCGGCCGACCACGAACAAGACGCTTGGCGACACGATCAAGTGGGGCCTTCCCGTGGAGGTGGGAATGAGCCAGAAGCTGATCCTGTGGCTGGAGTACGCTTACCACGCCTTCAAGGATGTGCCTTTCATCATCAAGGGCGATGACGACAGTTACATGAAGGTGCCGCAGTTCCTGAGCGATGTGCGGTACGTAGTGAGCGGCGCACAAAAacgtgtgccgccgccggctgccGATGGGGTGAAGGACAGCGCGTACGCGGTGGACGTGAACGCGACGGAGTGCGCGTACTGGGGCAGCATGCGAGTCTTCAAGAACGCGCAGTTTAACGCCGGCATGACGTTCATGGTGCACAGGCTTCTTGCTCAGGTCGTGTTGGAGCCGAGGGGTGAGGACGGTCAGGTCGACATTGCGAAGATGGCGATGATGGAGTTCGATGCGAGCTTGTCGAAGGTGTACCACGCAGCCCGATTTCATCAGGAGGACATCCTCATGGGACTGCTGGTTCGAGGCTCGctccgccgcgctcgcgAGATCTGCCCTAACAATCGCGTGTGGTATGTGAAGGAAGGTTTTGCTCGGTTCCACGACTTGCACCGCGGGAAGATGCACGACGTGACGTGGTCGACGGTCGTGGCGCATCGCTGCACCCCCGCTGATTATTATTACTTGCACCACTTCTTCCAGAAGGAACTGGGTGCCACGCTGGCAGGGTCGAAACGAAAGAGCCGTGCTGAGAAGGACGCTGTGGCACAGGCGGCGGAGTGGGTGGCGGAGAAGCGGCGTTCCACGGGGCCCGAGGTGGTGGGCTGGGACACCTTGCCAGAGGTGAGGTGGGTGCACGCGCTGAAGCGGACGCCTGCGTACGACATGGCGAAGGCGGATGGGGTGCCGGTGTATCACAACAGGTACGAGTACTGGGTGGATCGCACCACATCTGTCGACGATGGTTACCGCTCTCTACCGCAGAAGTGA
- the SCGR5 gene encoding phosphoglycan beta 1,3 galactosyltransferase encodes MKLGATRLWRRRAGLRKRPVCLFVGVALYISCLLVTWWLLRWLKRSHQPSEAQLVRRLGPLSHPWAVLVQHEGAVGRLNTRILEEERRARCGSGPAVSVGACNESLLLSPHMLPSWTLHVVEKDCADCTDRQTHDSAVEGVELQPQHAVYATSSAPLGRVGPMLLAMTSVTDDVNVRTELPQWEWLRHVYGEGFPTAGGAGEGAAQPRTPYLAVMGIPSTDQPARAALREAQRRTWLTYQEVARTENHFDAALLALYVFAAVEPGASLDTPMNGEATAAEPMRGVAHVNDSAKLCHNRSALLPSFTEYSAASQALAAGSAIAGGLVEGVERRRVALRSSWQLEDVVSSPCDRVIRVSHAEEGAATPALTYLSRALSLPVTPAFTSPAEYVCHASSALWQEALTHRNVVWIDMMTDRRPTTNKTLGDIGNWGLPVEVGMSQKLILWLEYAYHAFKDVPFIIKGDDDSYMKVPQFLSDVRYVVSGARKRVPPPAADGVKDSAYAVDVNATECAYWGSRRSVERVPFNAGMTFMVHRLLAQVVLEPRLNGSQPDVVLLSMADFDVALSDVYRSRWLTAEDILLGRLLRADIKRAEAVCPNHRVWYVKEGFARFHDLHRGKVHNVTWSTVVAHRCTPADYYYLHHFFQKELGATLAGSKRKSRAEKDAVAQAAEWVAEKRRSTGPEVVGWDTLPEVRWVHALKRTPAYDMAKADGVPVYHNKYIKCSHKRLGIEHGVVSVP; translated from the coding sequence ATGAAGCTGGGCGCTACACGCTtgtggcggcgtcgcgccggGCTGCGGAAGCGACCCGTGTGCCTGTTCGTGGGTGTGGCTCTCTATATCAGCTGTTTGCTCGTGACGTGGTGGCTGTTGAGATGGCTCAAGCGCTCGCACCAACCGTCGGAGGCACAACTGGTGCGCCGTCTGGGACCGCTTTCCCATCCGTGGGccgtgctggtgcagcacgaGGGCGCCGTGGGGCGTCTGAACACGAGGATattggaggaggagcggcgtgcgcggtgcGGTAGTGGCCCAGCCGTGAGCGTCGGTGCATGCAACGagtcgctgcttctctctccgcacATGCTGCCCTCGTGGACACTGCACGTGGTGGAGAAGGACTGCGCAGACTGCACCGACCGACAGACGCACGACAGCGCTGTGGAGGGCGTGGAGTTGCAGCCACAGCACGCCGTGTACGCgacgtcgtctgcaccgctGGGCCGCGTCGGGCCGATGCTGCTGGCGATGACGAGCGTGACGGACGACGTGAATGTGcgcacggagctgccgcagtgGGAGTGGCTGCGGCACGTGTACGGTGAAGGGTTTCCGAccgcgggcggcgctggcgagggggctgcgcagccgcggacACCGTATCTTGCCGTGATGGGCATCCCGTCGACGGATCAgccggcgcgtgctgcgctgcgtgaggcACAGCGCAGGACGTGGCTGACGTAccaggaggtggcgcgcacgGAGAACCACTTcgatgccgcgctgctggcgctgtacgtcttcgccgcggtggagccAGGGGCGTCTCTTGATACGCCGATGAATggagaggcgacggcggccgagcCCATGAGAGGGGTCGCGCACGTCAACGACTCCGCGAAACTCTGCCATAATAGGAGTGCGCTCCTGCCAAGCTTCACAGAGTACAGCGCGGCCTCGCAGGCCCTTGCGGCAGGCAGCGCGATTGCTGGCGGCCTCGTTGAGGgcgtcgagcgccgccgagTGGCCCTCCGCAGTAGCTGGCAGCTCGAAGATGTTGTGAGCTCACCCTGCGATCGAGTTATCCGAGTGTCGcacgcggaggagggagcCGCAACGCCTGCGCTGACATATCTCAGCCGAGCCCTGTCGCTCCCCGTGACACCCGCGTTCACGTCGCCGGCGGAGTACGTCTGCCAcgcgtcgtctgcgctgtggcaggaggcgctgacgcaCCGCAACGTTGTGTGGATCGACATGATGACGGACCGCCGGCCGACCACGAACAAGACGCTTGGCGACATAGGTAACTGGGGCCTTCCCGTGGAGGTGGGAATGAGCCAGAAGCTGATCCTGTGGCTGGAGTACGCGTACCACGCCTTCAAGGATGTGCCTTTCATCATCAAGGGCGATGACGACAGTTACATGAAGGTGCCGCAGTTCCTGAGCGATGTGCGGTACGTAGTGAGCGGCGCACGAAAacgtgtgccgccgccggctgccGATGGGGTGAAGGACAGCGCGTACGCGGTGGACGTGAACGCGACGGAGTGCGCGTACTGGGGCAGCAGGCGTAGTGTGGAACGGGTTCCTTTCAACGCCGGCATGACGTTCATGGTGCACAGGCTTCTTGCTCAGGTCGTGCTGGAGCCTCGTTTGAATGGATCGCAGCCGGATGTGGTGTTGCTGTCCATGGCCGATTTCGACGTAGCGCTGTCGGACGTGTATCGCTCGAGGTGGTTAACCGCGGAGGACATCCTCTTAGGaaggctgctgcgcgctgaCATAAAGCGAGCGGAGGCGGTATGCCCTAACCATCGTGTGTGGTATGTGAAGGAAGGTTTTGCTCGGTTCCACGACTTGCACCGCGGGAAGGTGCACAACGTGACGTGGTCGACGGTCGTGGCGCATCGCTGCACCCCCGCTGATTATTATTACTTGCACCACTTCTTCCAGAAGGAACTGGGTGCCACGCTGGCAGGGTCGAAACGAAAGAGCCGTGCTGAGAAGGAcgctgtggcgcaggcggcggagtGGGTGGCGGAGAAGCGGCGTTCCACGGGGCCCGAGGTGGTGGGCTGGGACACCTTGCCAGAGGTGAGGTGGGTGCACGCGCTGAAGCGGACGCCTGCGTACGACATGGCGAAGGCGGATGGGGTGCCGGTGTATCACAACAAGTACATAAAATGCTCGCACAAGCGGCTTGGTATCGAGCACGGCGTCGTGTCCGTGCCATAA